The proteins below come from a single Odontesthes bonariensis isolate fOdoBon6 chromosome 18, fOdoBon6.hap1, whole genome shotgun sequence genomic window:
- the styk1a gene encoding tyrosine-protein kinase STYK1, with the protein MSSNSTADNLCEPDDNLCITREYQLEVIIVPTLLLLGTLVTLLPLFILRFCYRRERTRVTVPQRYHSSTHRHAKTHNHRQGTDAPPGINPLEHEELPMTVQQARGNIKPTLAAVPQMSTEMHHGAFGEVTALPMSFTIKPNDTVSLYRARLDNRNAILRMLKDTANSREKQHFLGFASFMSQLGPHPFIPVLLGVVSVQSPLIVVVEELKHRDLLGFLWKCRQDNSSSDMTEKRIFTMAGQVGSALEYLHSQRCIHGNVGARSVLVGEDLTAKLWGLGSAYRRRTQASSPGAVDDMEQRKWQAPEVLAGRPVSQISDVWSFGILLYEMATLGDPPFAHIMATELLQYFQRGKYLKRPATCSNSLYSIIRSCCHWSPQQRITIPELLRKLKAGENSANGRTVLRVPEPLNFEKYLREAGYGEAYNYAVL; encoded by the exons tAACACGGGAGTATCAGCTGGAAGTGATTATTGTTCCCACACTGCTGCTCCTGGGCACCCTGGTTACCCTGCTGCCCCTGTTTATACTGAGGTTTTGCTACAGGAGGGAGCGCACTCGAGTCACAGTCCCACAACGCTACCACAGctccacacacagacacgcaaaGACGCACAACCACAGACAAGGGACAGATG CCCCACCTGGGATTAACCCACTGGAGCATGAAGAGCTGCCAATGACAGTTCAACAGGCACGAGGGAATATCAAGCCAACCCTGGCCGCAGTACCACAGATGTCCACAGAGATGCATCATGGAGCCTTCGGTGAAGTCACTGCATTGCCAATGTCGTTTACCATCAAGCCTAATGACACAGTAAGCCTGTACAGAGCTCGCTTGGACAACAGGAACGCCATCCTGAGAATGCTGAAAG ATACagcaaacagcagagaaaagcagCACTTTTTGGGGTTCGCTTCCTTCATGTCCCAACTGGGGCCACACCCCTTCATTCCTGTGCTGCTCGGTGTCGTTTCAGTGCAGTCGCCTCTAATCGTTGTGGTAGAGGAGCTAAAGCATCGAGACCTGCTGGGGTTCCTGTGGAAATGCAGACAG GACAACTCGAGCTCTGACATGACAGAGAAGAGGATCTTCACCATGGCAGGACAAGTGGGCTCTGCTCTG GAGTACCTGCACAGTCAGCGTTGCATTCACGGTAATGTGGGAGCTCGCAGTGTTCTGGTTGGAGAAGATCTGACAGCTAAGCTGTGGGGACTGGGCTCAGCGTACCGTAGAAGAACACAGGCTAGTTCCCCAGGAGCAGTGGATGATATGGAGCAGAGGAAATGGCAAGCACCAGAAGTGCTGGCTGGTAGACCCGTCAGTCAGATCAGTGATGT ATGGTCTTTCGGTATCCTCCTTTATGAAATGGCCACATTGG GTGACCCACCTTTTGCTCACATCATGGCGACTGAACTTCTGCAGTATTTCCAAAGAGGAAAGTACCTCAAACGACCAGCAACGTGCTCCAATTCACT GTATTCTATCATCCGGTCTTGCTGCCACTGGTCCCCGCAACAACGGATCACCATACCGGAGCTGCTTAGGAAACTTAAGGCGGGAGAGAACTCAGCCAATGGGAGGACAGTTCTGAGAGTGCCTGAACCACTAAACTTCGAGAAATACTTAAGAGAGGCGGGATATGGAGAAGCGTACAATTATGCTGTGCTCTGA
- the LOC142367677 gene encoding polyhomeotic-like protein 1 isoform X1, whose protein sequence is METDGEQNQQGASTNGSAASGTSSRPSPMNSMSPYERQAVQALQALQRQPNAAQYFQQLMLQQQINSAQLQNLAAVQQVKATLAASRQSSSSSSSSSQTTSTTAASVTSGPASTTSSRPLGASATSTISQSVLLSGTAGGQGQMYLRVNRSLRAPIPSQLIFMPGSTATAAVATVAQQPQTQQQKQEVTPTSSSSSQSDNDQVQNLAMRGVSASKGVGVKTEAPERNDSAAYSLVHPSHHSNSQSPSKPSPQPTHIKIPTYPQPTNLKAHPSSSGVSSSSSSSTSSIPLSQLLLHGTRTLTTGTASPTAAHTLVLTSSATSQPHGYPVGTATIKPAVNAQTLVVQPLQKTSLSAEKSGHGNGPIPIQPKTLQGLRLPLQLPSRNPPPILPAPPPVSSSAQPSQPPHIPVQIVGARQSTLGNAQALALARGSCSQEGAAVLSSSSSLLTMVASIASREGGVVGRGMGLKTLQSPQEAPPLAPVSQVHPQANQSSGQSQNGPLVQSPASTQSASTQSPTVSSPSPSLSRSSLSLPLVTEEQRGAPSGVTTNGDSKAGQTPQGKQMNVSLKRKSDSNSANDEDGPSPPRLQPVRDQASASPANPTGAGSGSPPPASSSPAPVLSVSRGVCGQGERALPPQAVVKPQVLTHLIEGFVIQEGAEPFPVCGPVKESAGEDLTNDSPDTNQSETVTTATVLKCEYCKNFAPANQFRGTKRFCSMSCAKSMYWFPRYNVSFRQHFSVRQSHSQRQNQDHAPDQGEAHVSNSDEEGGIARRRVPRRTSSEIASAKIAGRPIPVKCRSESSHSDEESTGEEDEDDPMSLSPASSASFHQPPPPPLQTENSAPSCLSGNPAQWSVEEVSQFISSLQGCEELASQFLSQEIDGQALLLLKEEHLMSTMNIKLGPALKICAHINNLRD, encoded by the exons ATGGAGACAGATGGAGAGCAGAACCAGCAGGGAGCCTCAACCAATGGGAGCGCCGCATCTGGGACGAGCTCCCGCCCCTCGCCGATGAACTCGATGTCTCCGTATGAAAGGCAAGCGGTGCAG GCCCTGCAGGCACTGCAGAGACAACCAAATGCAGCTCAGTACTTCCAGCAGCTGATGCTTCAACAGCAGATCAACAGTGCCCAGCTGCAGAATCTGGCCGCTGTGCAACAAGTTAAG GCTACTCTGGCTGCCAGTCgtcagtcaagttcttccagcagcagctcctctCAGACCACCAGCACTACAGCT GCTAGTGTCACATCTGGACCAGCTTCTACAACCAGCAGCCGTCCTCTGGGCGCCTCGGCGACATCCACGATCAGCCAGTCAGTGCTGCTGAGTGGGACGGCAGGAGGGCAGGGACAAATGTACCTCAGG GTCAACCGCTCCCTGAGGGCCCCCATCCCCTCCCAGCTTATCTTCATGCCTGGTAGCACGGCAACTGCTGCTGTGGCGACTGTCGCCCAGCAACCACAAACTCAGCaacagaaacaggaagtgactccAACTTCCTCTTCCAGCAGCCAATCTGATAATGACCAG GTGCAGAATCTAGCCATGCGAGGTGTGTCCGCTTCCAAAGGTGTGGGTGTAAAAACTGAGGCCCCAGAGAGGAACGACTCGG CTGCCTACTCCCTGGTCCACCCCTCCCACCACTCAAACTCCCAGTCCCCCTCTAAACCCAGCCCCCAGCCAACTCACATCAAAATCCCCACTTACCCTCAGCCTACGAACCTTAAAGCCCACCCCTCCTCTTCTGGTGTTTCATCTTCGTCCtcatcctccacctcctccatcccTCTTTCCCAACTGTTGCTTCACGGAACTCGAACCCTGACCACAGGGACCGCTTCTCCCACAGCAGCACACACCCTGGTCCTAACCTCCAGTGCCACTTCTCAGCCCCACGGATACCCGGTTGGCACGGCGACCATCAAACCGGCGGTCAACGCTCAGACTCTGGTCGTGCAGCCTTTGCAGAAGACCTCGCTCAGTGCTGAGAAATCAGGCCACGGGAACGGACCCATCCCCATCCAACCGAAAACTTTGCAAGGACTCCGCCTGCCTCTCCAGCTGCCTTCGAGGAACCCTCCTCCCATCCTCCCTGCCCCACCACCTGTCAGCAGCTCCGCTCAGCCTTCCCAGCCGCCGCACATCCCGGTTCAGATAGTGGGGGCCCGACAGAGCACCCTGGGTAACGCCCAGGCTCTGGCCCTCGCTCGAGGCAGCTGCAGTCAGGAGGGAGCAGCCGTCCTCAGCAGCTCGTCCAGTCTGCTCACCATGGTGGCGTCCATCGCCTCCAGGGAGGGTGGGGTTGTGGGCCGAGGGATGGGGCTGAAGACACTTCAATCGCCCCAAGAGGCTCCCCCTTTGGCTCCGGTGTCTCAAGTGCATCCACAAGCCAACCAAAGCTCTGGACAGAGTCAGAATGGACCTCTGGTTCAGAGTCCTGCCTCCACTCAGTCGGCCTCCACTCAGTCCCCCACCGTGTCATCTCCTTCCCCCTCGCTGTCTCGCTCCTCCCTATCCCTCCCCCTGGTGACTGAAGAGCAAAGAGGAGCACCATCCGGTGTCACCACCAATGGAGACTCAAAAGCAGGTCAAACACCACAG GGAAAGCAGATGAACGTCTCTCTAAAAAGGAAATCAGACTCCAATTCAGCAAATGACGAAGATGGACCATCTCCCCCACGGCTCCAGCCAGTCAGGGACCAAGCTTCGGCCTCTCCAGCCAATCCCACCGGAGCAG GCTCCGGTTCGCCTCCTCCGGCGTCCTCCTCTCCTGCCCCAGTGCTGTCTGTGTCTCGTGGGGTCTGCGGTCAGGGGGAGAGAGCTCTGCCGCCTCAAGCTGTGGTTAAACCACAAGTTCTCACACACCTCATAGAGGGCTTCGTCATCCAGGAAGGGGCGGAGCCTTTCCCT GTATGTGGTCCTGTAAAGGAATCGGCCGGTGAGGATTTGACCAATGACAGCCCAGACACTAACCAGTCGGAAACTGTTACCACAGCAACAG TACTGAAGTGTGAGTACTGCAAAAACTTTGCTCCTGCCAACCAGTTCAGAGGCACCAAAAGGTTCTGCTCCATGTCTTGTGCCAAGAG TATGTATTGGTTCCCCAGGTACAACGTCAGCTTCAGGCAGCATTTCTCCGTGAGACAGAGCCACAGCCAGCGTCAAAATCAAGATCACGCTCCGGATCAGGGCGAGGCTCACGTGTCCAACTCTGATGAGGAGGGAGGAATCGCCAGGAGGAGGGTACCCCGCAGGACCAGCTCAGAAATAGCCAGTGCAAAGATAGCCGGAAGACCCATACCTGTGAAG TGCCGTTCAGAATCCAGCCATTCGGACGAGGAATCCACCGGagaggaggatgaggacgaCCCCATGTCTCTCTCGCCTGCTTCCTCGGCTTCCTTCCACCAGCCGCCGCCTCCTCCACTCCAAACGGAGAACTCGGCTCCCAGCTGCCTGTCGGGTAATCCCGCCCAGTGGAGTGTGGAGGAGGTGTCGCAGTTCATTTCCTCACTACAAG GCTGCGAGGAGCTCGCCTCCCAGTTCCTGTCGCAGGAAATTGACGGACAAGCTTTGCTCTTGCTGAAGGAGGAGCATCTTATGTCTACTATGAACATCAAGTTAGGTCCTGCCCTCAAGATCTGCGCTCACATTAACAATCTGAGAGACTGA
- the LOC142367677 gene encoding polyhomeotic-like protein 1 isoform X2, whose product METDGEQNQQGASTNGSAASGTSSRPSPMNSMSPYERQAVQALQALQRQPNAAQYFQQLMLQQQINSAQLQNLAAVQQVKATLAASRQSSSSSSSSSQTTSTTAASVTSGPASTTSSRPLGASATSTISQSVLLSGTAGGQGQMYLRVNRSLRAPIPSQLIFMPGSTATAAVATVAQQPQTQQQKQEVTPTSSSSSQSDNDQVQNLAMRGVSASKGVGVKTEAPERNDSAAYSLVHPSHHSNSQSPSKPSPQPTHIKIPTYPQPTNLKAHPSSSGVSSSSSSSTSSIPLSQLLLHGTRTLTTGTASPTAAHTLVLTSSATSQPHGYPVGTATIKPAVNAQTLVVQPLQKTSLSAEKSGHGNGPIPIQPKTLQGLRLPLQLPSRNPPPILPAPPPVSSSAQPSQPPHIPVQIVGARQSTLGNAQALALARGSCSQEGAAVLSSSSSLLTMVASIASREGGVVGRGMGLKTLQSPQEAPPLAPVSQVHPQANQSSGQSQNGPLVQSPASTQSASTQSPTVSSPSPSLSRSSLSLPLVTEEQRGAPSGVTTNGDSKAGQTPQGKQMNVSLKRKSDSNSANDEDGPSPPRLQPVRDQASASPANPTGAGSGSPPPASSSPAPVLSVSRGVCGQGERALPPQAVVKPQVLTHLIEGFVIQEGAEPFPVCGPVKESAGEDLTNDSPDTNQSETVTTATVLKCEYCKNFAPANQFRGTKRFCSMSCAKRYNVSFRQHFSVRQSHSQRQNQDHAPDQGEAHVSNSDEEGGIARRRVPRRTSSEIASAKIAGRPIPVKCRSESSHSDEESTGEEDEDDPMSLSPASSASFHQPPPPPLQTENSAPSCLSGNPAQWSVEEVSQFISSLQGCEELASQFLSQEIDGQALLLLKEEHLMSTMNIKLGPALKICAHINNLRD is encoded by the exons ATGGAGACAGATGGAGAGCAGAACCAGCAGGGAGCCTCAACCAATGGGAGCGCCGCATCTGGGACGAGCTCCCGCCCCTCGCCGATGAACTCGATGTCTCCGTATGAAAGGCAAGCGGTGCAG GCCCTGCAGGCACTGCAGAGACAACCAAATGCAGCTCAGTACTTCCAGCAGCTGATGCTTCAACAGCAGATCAACAGTGCCCAGCTGCAGAATCTGGCCGCTGTGCAACAAGTTAAG GCTACTCTGGCTGCCAGTCgtcagtcaagttcttccagcagcagctcctctCAGACCACCAGCACTACAGCT GCTAGTGTCACATCTGGACCAGCTTCTACAACCAGCAGCCGTCCTCTGGGCGCCTCGGCGACATCCACGATCAGCCAGTCAGTGCTGCTGAGTGGGACGGCAGGAGGGCAGGGACAAATGTACCTCAGG GTCAACCGCTCCCTGAGGGCCCCCATCCCCTCCCAGCTTATCTTCATGCCTGGTAGCACGGCAACTGCTGCTGTGGCGACTGTCGCCCAGCAACCACAAACTCAGCaacagaaacaggaagtgactccAACTTCCTCTTCCAGCAGCCAATCTGATAATGACCAG GTGCAGAATCTAGCCATGCGAGGTGTGTCCGCTTCCAAAGGTGTGGGTGTAAAAACTGAGGCCCCAGAGAGGAACGACTCGG CTGCCTACTCCCTGGTCCACCCCTCCCACCACTCAAACTCCCAGTCCCCCTCTAAACCCAGCCCCCAGCCAACTCACATCAAAATCCCCACTTACCCTCAGCCTACGAACCTTAAAGCCCACCCCTCCTCTTCTGGTGTTTCATCTTCGTCCtcatcctccacctcctccatcccTCTTTCCCAACTGTTGCTTCACGGAACTCGAACCCTGACCACAGGGACCGCTTCTCCCACAGCAGCACACACCCTGGTCCTAACCTCCAGTGCCACTTCTCAGCCCCACGGATACCCGGTTGGCACGGCGACCATCAAACCGGCGGTCAACGCTCAGACTCTGGTCGTGCAGCCTTTGCAGAAGACCTCGCTCAGTGCTGAGAAATCAGGCCACGGGAACGGACCCATCCCCATCCAACCGAAAACTTTGCAAGGACTCCGCCTGCCTCTCCAGCTGCCTTCGAGGAACCCTCCTCCCATCCTCCCTGCCCCACCACCTGTCAGCAGCTCCGCTCAGCCTTCCCAGCCGCCGCACATCCCGGTTCAGATAGTGGGGGCCCGACAGAGCACCCTGGGTAACGCCCAGGCTCTGGCCCTCGCTCGAGGCAGCTGCAGTCAGGAGGGAGCAGCCGTCCTCAGCAGCTCGTCCAGTCTGCTCACCATGGTGGCGTCCATCGCCTCCAGGGAGGGTGGGGTTGTGGGCCGAGGGATGGGGCTGAAGACACTTCAATCGCCCCAAGAGGCTCCCCCTTTGGCTCCGGTGTCTCAAGTGCATCCACAAGCCAACCAAAGCTCTGGACAGAGTCAGAATGGACCTCTGGTTCAGAGTCCTGCCTCCACTCAGTCGGCCTCCACTCAGTCCCCCACCGTGTCATCTCCTTCCCCCTCGCTGTCTCGCTCCTCCCTATCCCTCCCCCTGGTGACTGAAGAGCAAAGAGGAGCACCATCCGGTGTCACCACCAATGGAGACTCAAAAGCAGGTCAAACACCACAG GGAAAGCAGATGAACGTCTCTCTAAAAAGGAAATCAGACTCCAATTCAGCAAATGACGAAGATGGACCATCTCCCCCACGGCTCCAGCCAGTCAGGGACCAAGCTTCGGCCTCTCCAGCCAATCCCACCGGAGCAG GCTCCGGTTCGCCTCCTCCGGCGTCCTCCTCTCCTGCCCCAGTGCTGTCTGTGTCTCGTGGGGTCTGCGGTCAGGGGGAGAGAGCTCTGCCGCCTCAAGCTGTGGTTAAACCACAAGTTCTCACACACCTCATAGAGGGCTTCGTCATCCAGGAAGGGGCGGAGCCTTTCCCT GTATGTGGTCCTGTAAAGGAATCGGCCGGTGAGGATTTGACCAATGACAGCCCAGACACTAACCAGTCGGAAACTGTTACCACAGCAACAG TACTGAAGTGTGAGTACTGCAAAAACTTTGCTCCTGCCAACCAGTTCAGAGGCACCAAAAGGTTCTGCTCCATGTCTTGTGCCAAGAG GTACAACGTCAGCTTCAGGCAGCATTTCTCCGTGAGACAGAGCCACAGCCAGCGTCAAAATCAAGATCACGCTCCGGATCAGGGCGAGGCTCACGTGTCCAACTCTGATGAGGAGGGAGGAATCGCCAGGAGGAGGGTACCCCGCAGGACCAGCTCAGAAATAGCCAGTGCAAAGATAGCCGGAAGACCCATACCTGTGAAG TGCCGTTCAGAATCCAGCCATTCGGACGAGGAATCCACCGGagaggaggatgaggacgaCCCCATGTCTCTCTCGCCTGCTTCCTCGGCTTCCTTCCACCAGCCGCCGCCTCCTCCACTCCAAACGGAGAACTCGGCTCCCAGCTGCCTGTCGGGTAATCCCGCCCAGTGGAGTGTGGAGGAGGTGTCGCAGTTCATTTCCTCACTACAAG GCTGCGAGGAGCTCGCCTCCCAGTTCCTGTCGCAGGAAATTGACGGACAAGCTTTGCTCTTGCTGAAGGAGGAGCATCTTATGTCTACTATGAACATCAAGTTAGGTCCTGCCCTCAAGATCTGCGCTCACATTAACAATCTGAGAGACTGA
- the LOC142367677 gene encoding polyhomeotic-like protein 1 isoform X3, which translates to METDGEQNQQGASTNGSAASGTSSRPSPMNSMSPYERQAVQALQALQRQPNAAQYFQQLMLQQQINSAQLQNLAAVQQVKASVTSGPASTTSSRPLGASATSTISQSVLLSGTAGGQGQMYLRVNRSLRAPIPSQLIFMPGSTATAAVATVAQQPQTQQQKQEVTPTSSSSSQSDNDQVQNLAMRGVSASKGVGVKTEAPERNDSAAYSLVHPSHHSNSQSPSKPSPQPTHIKIPTYPQPTNLKAHPSSSGVSSSSSSSTSSIPLSQLLLHGTRTLTTGTASPTAAHTLVLTSSATSQPHGYPVGTATIKPAVNAQTLVVQPLQKTSLSAEKSGHGNGPIPIQPKTLQGLRLPLQLPSRNPPPILPAPPPVSSSAQPSQPPHIPVQIVGARQSTLGNAQALALARGSCSQEGAAVLSSSSSLLTMVASIASREGGVVGRGMGLKTLQSPQEAPPLAPVSQVHPQANQSSGQSQNGPLVQSPASTQSASTQSPTVSSPSPSLSRSSLSLPLVTEEQRGAPSGVTTNGDSKAGQTPQGKQMNVSLKRKSDSNSANDEDGPSPPRLQPVRDQASASPANPTGAGSGSPPPASSSPAPVLSVSRGVCGQGERALPPQAVVKPQVLTHLIEGFVIQEGAEPFPVCGPVKESAGEDLTNDSPDTNQSETVTTATVLKCEYCKNFAPANQFRGTKRFCSMSCAKSMYWFPRYNVSFRQHFSVRQSHSQRQNQDHAPDQGEAHVSNSDEEGGIARRRVPRRTSSEIASAKIAGRPIPVKCRSESSHSDEESTGEEDEDDPMSLSPASSASFHQPPPPPLQTENSAPSCLSGNPAQWSVEEVSQFISSLQGCEELASQFLSQEIDGQALLLLKEEHLMSTMNIKLGPALKICAHINNLRD; encoded by the exons ATGGAGACAGATGGAGAGCAGAACCAGCAGGGAGCCTCAACCAATGGGAGCGCCGCATCTGGGACGAGCTCCCGCCCCTCGCCGATGAACTCGATGTCTCCGTATGAAAGGCAAGCGGTGCAG GCCCTGCAGGCACTGCAGAGACAACCAAATGCAGCTCAGTACTTCCAGCAGCTGATGCTTCAACAGCAGATCAACAGTGCCCAGCTGCAGAATCTGGCCGCTGTGCAACAAGTTAAG GCTAGTGTCACATCTGGACCAGCTTCTACAACCAGCAGCCGTCCTCTGGGCGCCTCGGCGACATCCACGATCAGCCAGTCAGTGCTGCTGAGTGGGACGGCAGGAGGGCAGGGACAAATGTACCTCAGG GTCAACCGCTCCCTGAGGGCCCCCATCCCCTCCCAGCTTATCTTCATGCCTGGTAGCACGGCAACTGCTGCTGTGGCGACTGTCGCCCAGCAACCACAAACTCAGCaacagaaacaggaagtgactccAACTTCCTCTTCCAGCAGCCAATCTGATAATGACCAG GTGCAGAATCTAGCCATGCGAGGTGTGTCCGCTTCCAAAGGTGTGGGTGTAAAAACTGAGGCCCCAGAGAGGAACGACTCGG CTGCCTACTCCCTGGTCCACCCCTCCCACCACTCAAACTCCCAGTCCCCCTCTAAACCCAGCCCCCAGCCAACTCACATCAAAATCCCCACTTACCCTCAGCCTACGAACCTTAAAGCCCACCCCTCCTCTTCTGGTGTTTCATCTTCGTCCtcatcctccacctcctccatcccTCTTTCCCAACTGTTGCTTCACGGAACTCGAACCCTGACCACAGGGACCGCTTCTCCCACAGCAGCACACACCCTGGTCCTAACCTCCAGTGCCACTTCTCAGCCCCACGGATACCCGGTTGGCACGGCGACCATCAAACCGGCGGTCAACGCTCAGACTCTGGTCGTGCAGCCTTTGCAGAAGACCTCGCTCAGTGCTGAGAAATCAGGCCACGGGAACGGACCCATCCCCATCCAACCGAAAACTTTGCAAGGACTCCGCCTGCCTCTCCAGCTGCCTTCGAGGAACCCTCCTCCCATCCTCCCTGCCCCACCACCTGTCAGCAGCTCCGCTCAGCCTTCCCAGCCGCCGCACATCCCGGTTCAGATAGTGGGGGCCCGACAGAGCACCCTGGGTAACGCCCAGGCTCTGGCCCTCGCTCGAGGCAGCTGCAGTCAGGAGGGAGCAGCCGTCCTCAGCAGCTCGTCCAGTCTGCTCACCATGGTGGCGTCCATCGCCTCCAGGGAGGGTGGGGTTGTGGGCCGAGGGATGGGGCTGAAGACACTTCAATCGCCCCAAGAGGCTCCCCCTTTGGCTCCGGTGTCTCAAGTGCATCCACAAGCCAACCAAAGCTCTGGACAGAGTCAGAATGGACCTCTGGTTCAGAGTCCTGCCTCCACTCAGTCGGCCTCCACTCAGTCCCCCACCGTGTCATCTCCTTCCCCCTCGCTGTCTCGCTCCTCCCTATCCCTCCCCCTGGTGACTGAAGAGCAAAGAGGAGCACCATCCGGTGTCACCACCAATGGAGACTCAAAAGCAGGTCAAACACCACAG GGAAAGCAGATGAACGTCTCTCTAAAAAGGAAATCAGACTCCAATTCAGCAAATGACGAAGATGGACCATCTCCCCCACGGCTCCAGCCAGTCAGGGACCAAGCTTCGGCCTCTCCAGCCAATCCCACCGGAGCAG GCTCCGGTTCGCCTCCTCCGGCGTCCTCCTCTCCTGCCCCAGTGCTGTCTGTGTCTCGTGGGGTCTGCGGTCAGGGGGAGAGAGCTCTGCCGCCTCAAGCTGTGGTTAAACCACAAGTTCTCACACACCTCATAGAGGGCTTCGTCATCCAGGAAGGGGCGGAGCCTTTCCCT GTATGTGGTCCTGTAAAGGAATCGGCCGGTGAGGATTTGACCAATGACAGCCCAGACACTAACCAGTCGGAAACTGTTACCACAGCAACAG TACTGAAGTGTGAGTACTGCAAAAACTTTGCTCCTGCCAACCAGTTCAGAGGCACCAAAAGGTTCTGCTCCATGTCTTGTGCCAAGAG TATGTATTGGTTCCCCAGGTACAACGTCAGCTTCAGGCAGCATTTCTCCGTGAGACAGAGCCACAGCCAGCGTCAAAATCAAGATCACGCTCCGGATCAGGGCGAGGCTCACGTGTCCAACTCTGATGAGGAGGGAGGAATCGCCAGGAGGAGGGTACCCCGCAGGACCAGCTCAGAAATAGCCAGTGCAAAGATAGCCGGAAGACCCATACCTGTGAAG TGCCGTTCAGAATCCAGCCATTCGGACGAGGAATCCACCGGagaggaggatgaggacgaCCCCATGTCTCTCTCGCCTGCTTCCTCGGCTTCCTTCCACCAGCCGCCGCCTCCTCCACTCCAAACGGAGAACTCGGCTCCCAGCTGCCTGTCGGGTAATCCCGCCCAGTGGAGTGTGGAGGAGGTGTCGCAGTTCATTTCCTCACTACAAG GCTGCGAGGAGCTCGCCTCCCAGTTCCTGTCGCAGGAAATTGACGGACAAGCTTTGCTCTTGCTGAAGGAGGAGCATCTTATGTCTACTATGAACATCAAGTTAGGTCCTGCCCTCAAGATCTGCGCTCACATTAACAATCTGAGAGACTGA